One window of the Xiphophorus couchianus chromosome 12, X_couchianus-1.0, whole genome shotgun sequence genome contains the following:
- the ap3m2 gene encoding AP-3 complex subunit mu-2, with the protein MIHSLFLINASGDIFLEKHWKSVVSRSVCDYFFEAQERATEPENVPPVIPTPHHYLISVLRHRIYFVAVIQSEVPPLFVIEFLHRVVDTFQDYFSVCTEAAIKDNVVVVYELLEEMLDNGFPLATESNILKELIKPPTILRTMVNTITGSTNVGEQLPTGQLSVVPWRRTGVKYTNNEAYFDVVEEIDAIIDKSGSTITAEIQGVIDACVKLTGMPDLTLSFMNPRLLDDVSFHPCVRFKRWEAERILSFIPPDGNFRLLSYHVSSQNLVAIPVYVKHNITFREGSSQGRFDLTLGPKQTMGKAVESVLVSSQLPRGVLNANLNPSQGTYTFDPVTKLLTWDVGKINPQKLPSLKGTMNLQAGASKPDENPTINIQFKIQQMAISGLKVNRLDMYGEKYKPFKGIKYMTKAGKFQVRT; encoded by the exons ATGATCCACAGCCTGTTCCTGATAAACGCGTCCGGCGACATCTTCCTGGAGAAGCACTGGAAGAGCGTGGTGAGCCGCTCCGTTTGCGACTACTTCTTCGAGGCGCAGGAGCGTGCCACCGAGCCAGAGAACGTCCCGCCGGTGATCCCCACGCCGCACCACTACCTGATCAGCGTGCTGCGCCACCGCATCTACTTCGTGGCCGTCATCCAGAGCGAGGTGCCGCCGCTCTTCGTCATCGAGTTCCTGCACAGAGTCGTCGACACGTTCCAG GATTATTTCAGCGTGTGCACCGAGGCGGCCATCAAGGACAACGTGGTGGTGGTGTAcgagctgctggaggagatgcTGGACAATGGGTTCCCCCTGGCAACGGAGTCCAACATCCTCAAAGAGCTCATTAAGCCTCCCACCATCCTCCGCACCATGGTCAACACCATCACAG GCAGCACCAACGTCGGTGAGCAGCTCCCCACCGGCCAGCTGTCCGTGGTGCCGTGGCGACGCACCGGGGTCAAGTACACCAACAACGAGGCCTATTTCGATGTGGTGGAGGAGATCGACGCCATCATCGATAAGTCAG GTTCCACCATCACAGCGGAGATCCAGGGAGTTATTGATGCCTGCGTGAAGCTGACGGGCATGCCTGACCTGACGCTCTCCTTCATG AATCCCCGGCTGCTGGACGACGTCAGCTTCCACCCGTGCGTTCGGTTCAAGCGCTGGGAAGCCGAGCGGATCCTCTCCTTCATCCCGCCCGACGGAAACTTCCGGCTGCTCTCCTACCACGTCAGCTCCCAGAA cctGGTGGCCATCCCCGTTTACGTCAAACACAACATCACCTTTCGGGAGGGCAGCTCCCAGGGCCGCTTCGACCTGACCCTGGGCCCCAAGCAGACCATGGGGAAAGCCGTGGAGTCGGTCCTGGTCAGCAGCCAGCTGCCGCGGGGCGTCCTCAACGCCAACCTCAACCCCTCCCAAGGAACGTACACCTTCGACCCCGTCACAAAG TTGTTGACGTGGGATGTTGGGAAGATCAACCCACAGAAGCTGCCCAGTCTTAAAGGCACCATGAACCTGCAAGCCGGAGCCTCTAAACCCGACGAGAACCCCACCATCAACATCCAGTTCAAGATCCAACAGATGGCTATCTCAG GGCTGAAGGTGAACCGGCTGGACATGTATGGGGAGAAGTATAAACCCTTCAAAGGCATCAAGTACATGACCAAGGCCGGAAAGTTCCAGGTGCGAACATAA